In Pedobacter sp. WC2423, the following are encoded in one genomic region:
- the tnpB gene encoding IS66 family insertion sequence element accessory protein TnpB (TnpB, as the term is used for proteins encoded by IS66 family insertion elements, is considered an accessory protein, since TnpC, encoded by a neighboring gene, is a DDE family transposase.) — MRKSFDGLCGLVSSGLQRSPTSGEVFVFLNRSRTHIKLLHWESGGFVLYYKRLEQGTFLAPKGGENEMSWSDLVLMVEGIHVVKSIRKKRYSLA, encoded by the coding sequence ATGCGTAAAAGTTTTGATGGGCTTTGCGGATTAGTCAGCTCCGGGCTGCAACGCAGTCCCACCAGCGGTGAAGTGTTTGTTTTTTTGAATCGCAGTCGTACACACATCAAACTACTACATTGGGAAAGTGGGGGCTTTGTTCTCTATTACAAACGGCTGGAACAGGGCACCTTTCTTGCTCCAAAAGGCGGGGAAAATGAAATGTCATGGAGCGATCTGGTGCTGATGGTAGAGGGCATTCATGTGGTAAAGAGTATTCGAAAAAAACGTTATTCATTAGCATAA
- a CDS encoding IS66 family transposase — METALENLSKEDLLKVISSRDEKIDSLSQERDYLKSQVEMYKRMQFGQKRERFEGDSNQTMLPFGAEPAEIEQQHEVIKEKIEYVRKRPNHKGRAKLPAHLPVEEIEIHPDGDLSETVCIGKEITDELECEPAKFYIKRYIRYKYAAKNGEEIRIGELPERVVDKGIPGSGLLAMIVTGKYADHLPLYRQKQIFARENIQIPSSTIEGWTKQALEKLEPLYDQLIFDTKSKGYLQVDETPIKVLDSDKKGAAHQGYYWVYHAPLDGTVVFDYSPTRGGIAAVPMLGNFKGYLQTDGYAVYEKYGKKKEVTHLACWAHARREFEKSLDNDKPRAEKALLLIQKLYAVERQAKQGSLSSQKIKELRLAESLPVINELGKWIFEEIKTTLPKSQIGKAMAYAYARWDALSAYLYDGNLQIDNNLVENAIRPVSLGRKNYLFAGSHEAAQRAAMIYSFFAICKKHEVNPFRWLKHTLQNIMSINHKNIKDLYPQNYKQIIEQSNM; from the coding sequence ATGGAAACGGCACTGGAAAATCTATCGAAAGAGGACCTTTTAAAGGTTATTTCCAGCCGTGATGAAAAGATAGATTCCCTTTCCCAAGAACGCGATTATCTGAAATCGCAAGTGGAGATGTACAAACGTATGCAGTTTGGACAGAAACGTGAGCGCTTTGAAGGTGACTCAAACCAAACGATGCTTCCTTTTGGAGCTGAGCCTGCTGAAATAGAGCAACAACACGAAGTAATCAAGGAAAAGATTGAATATGTACGTAAGCGTCCTAATCACAAAGGACGAGCTAAACTTCCAGCCCATCTTCCTGTAGAAGAGATCGAGATCCACCCTGATGGTGATTTATCAGAGACGGTATGCATTGGCAAGGAAATCACCGATGAATTAGAATGTGAGCCTGCTAAGTTCTATATTAAACGATATATCCGTTATAAATATGCAGCTAAAAATGGTGAAGAGATCAGGATCGGAGAACTTCCTGAGCGTGTAGTCGACAAAGGAATACCAGGATCGGGGCTGCTGGCGATGATAGTCACGGGCAAGTATGCTGATCACCTCCCGCTGTACCGCCAGAAGCAGATCTTCGCCAGGGAAAATATACAAATCCCATCATCAACAATCGAAGGATGGACCAAACAAGCGCTGGAAAAACTAGAACCACTGTATGATCAGCTCATTTTCGACACCAAATCCAAAGGCTACTTACAGGTCGACGAAACGCCAATAAAGGTACTGGATAGCGATAAAAAAGGCGCTGCCCATCAAGGTTATTATTGGGTTTATCACGCTCCGCTGGACGGAACCGTGGTGTTTGATTATAGTCCCACCCGTGGTGGCATCGCTGCTGTACCCATGCTTGGAAACTTCAAGGGATATCTTCAGACCGACGGCTATGCCGTGTACGAAAAATACGGAAAAAAGAAAGAGGTGACGCACCTGGCCTGCTGGGCGCATGCTCGCCGTGAGTTTGAAAAATCACTGGACAATGATAAACCAAGAGCTGAAAAGGCGTTGCTGTTGATCCAAAAATTATATGCTGTAGAGCGGCAAGCTAAACAAGGAAGCCTTTCTTCCCAGAAGATCAAGGAGCTGAGACTTGCTGAGTCTTTACCAGTAATCAATGAACTTGGTAAATGGATCTTTGAAGAAATAAAGACTACGCTCCCTAAAAGCCAGATCGGAAAAGCGATGGCCTATGCTTACGCTCGATGGGATGCTTTATCGGCTTACTTATATGATGGAAATCTACAGATCGACAACAATCTTGTCGAAAATGCGATAAGACCAGTGAGTTTGGGCAGAAAAAATTACCTCTTCGCAGGAAGCCATGAGGCTGCACAGCGGGCAGCAATGATATATTCGTTCTTTGCTATATGCAAGAAACATGAGGTAAACCCTTTTCGCTGGCTAAAACATACACTGCAAAATATCATGTCCATAAACCACAAAAACATCAAGGATCTATATCCCCAGAACTATAAACAAATTATCGAGCAATCAAACATGTAG
- a CDS encoding DUF4932 domain-containing protein: MKLTITFLLLLISTFSFAKAPAFTSQLSASVKTEAVESTVDRRIELLSIVFRLAGNPEYNMNFAKQYIKDINAYFGKYKDQPVIGFAKKLSDEKGMGFSRVMFLAVNLELKGDQFSMIKVSKSSIAGKWEMEDALKFVKLLNDFYKTSAFEVFYKNHQAVYKEATARFNQAAASFDSAWYPAYYGDHSVDYKTVVGLANGGANYGPGVFPAGKKKIVYAIMGCWTFDETSQPLFSTNDYLPTLIHEFNVSAL; the protein is encoded by the coding sequence ATGAAATTAACTATTACTTTTCTGCTGCTATTGATCAGCACTTTTTCTTTTGCCAAAGCTCCTGCTTTTACCAGTCAGCTTTCTGCATCTGTTAAAACAGAGGCTGTTGAATCAACAGTAGACCGAAGAATAGAATTGCTGAGCATTGTCTTCAGGCTTGCAGGAAATCCTGAGTACAATATGAATTTTGCCAAGCAGTATATCAAAGACATTAATGCTTATTTTGGAAAATATAAGGATCAGCCAGTAATCGGTTTTGCAAAGAAACTGAGTGATGAAAAGGGAATGGGTTTTTCAAGAGTCATGTTCCTTGCTGTAAATCTTGAACTCAAAGGCGATCAATTTTCTATGATCAAAGTTTCAAAAAGCAGTATAGCAGGAAAATGGGAAATGGAAGATGCACTGAAATTTGTGAAGCTGCTGAACGACTTTTATAAGACTTCTGCATTTGAAGTATTTTATAAAAATCATCAGGCAGTTTATAAAGAAGCCACAGCCCGGTTTAATCAGGCGGCGGCAAGCTTTGATTCTGCCTGGTATCCGGCTTACTATGGCGATCATAGTGTAGATTACAAAACTGTCGTTGGCCTTGCCAATGGTGGTGCTAATTATGGCCCGGGCGTGTTCCCCGCCGGAAAAAAAAAGATCGTCTATGCCATAATGGGTTGCTGGACTTTCGATGAAACAAGTCAACCATTATTTTCTACGAATGACTATCTGCCTACCTTAATTCATGAGTTTAACGTATCCGCCCTATAG
- a CDS encoding IS66 family insertion sequence element accessory protein TnpB, with amino-acid sequence MNNLKEKRSAMHAMIEDWQSSGKSKKDYCLEKGINEAKFYYWYSRSNGKEDTPLGFIPIVRDSGIREIEVFYPNGVKLKVNGDLPLLAQLIRLY; translated from the coding sequence ATGAATAATTTAAAAGAAAAGCGCAGCGCGATGCACGCCATGATCGAAGATTGGCAATCCAGTGGCAAGTCAAAGAAAGACTATTGTCTGGAAAAAGGCATCAATGAGGCCAAGTTTTATTATTGGTATTCTCGGAGCAATGGAAAAGAAGATACTCCCCTGGGATTTATCCCGATCGTTCGGGATTCTGGTATTAGGGAGATAGAAGTATTTTACCCAAATGGAGTGAAACTGAAAGTTAATGGCGATCTGCCGCTTTTAGCTCAGTTGATTCGCCTGTATTGA
- a CDS encoding multidrug efflux SMR transporter — translation MKAYLFLLLAIISEITGTTFLKKSDGFTKLLPSAISITGIVLAFYFMSIAVKTMPVGTAYAIWAGAGIVFITIIGIFVYQQIPDTPALIGMTLIVAGVVIINLFSKTAGH, via the coding sequence ATGAAAGCGTATTTGTTTCTGTTGTTAGCGATTATCAGTGAAATTACCGGAACCACTTTTTTGAAAAAATCTGATGGCTTTACAAAATTACTTCCGAGTGCTATTTCAATTACAGGCATAGTCCTTGCCTTTTATTTCATGAGCATAGCCGTTAAAACTATGCCTGTAGGAACTGCTTATGCAATTTGGGCCGGTGCAGGTATCGTTTTCATTACTATTATCGGAATCTTTGTCTATCAGCAAATCCCTGACACCCCTGCGCTTATTGGAATGACCTTAATTGTTGCCGGGGTAGTAATCATTAACTTATTCTCTAAAACAGCGGGACATTAA
- a CDS encoding rhodanese-like domain-containing protein, whose amino-acid sequence MLLKLSFILLLFTATTAVGYAQVSKSSFQTNPWKEGQLISPAALAGMISKKEDVKVYNIGVVQNIKGATNLGAASETENLNKLKEILKTTAKNKAIVIYCGCCPMDRCPNIRPAFKAFVDQKFTNVRLLELPTNIKTDWIDHGYPVE is encoded by the coding sequence ATGCTATTAAAATTATCATTTATTTTATTACTATTTACAGCGACAACAGCTGTTGGTTATGCACAGGTTTCAAAGTCCAGTTTTCAAACTAATCCATGGAAAGAGGGGCAGTTGATTTCGCCTGCAGCACTGGCTGGAATGATCAGTAAGAAAGAAGATGTTAAGGTTTACAATATCGGAGTTGTTCAAAATATAAAAGGGGCAACGAATCTGGGTGCAGCAAGTGAAACAGAGAATCTGAATAAGCTGAAGGAAATTCTGAAGACCACGGCTAAAAATAAAGCTATTGTAATTTATTGCGGATGTTGCCCGATGGACAGATGCCCGAACATCAGACCAGCATTTAAAGCTTTTGTGGATCAGAAATTTACAAATGTGAGGTTATTGGAACTTCCAACAAATATCAAAACCGACTGGATTGATCACGGCTATCCTGTAGAATAA
- a CDS encoding TlpA family protein disulfide reductase, translating into MKKTISIIAMATLCLFLSVQAQIQVTKPTYKPVKIGDRIPDVTLTNIYNYKTTKTNLSDFKAKLIILDFWATWCTSCLVNFPKIEKLQKNYGGEVQFIKVAYQPKEEVLPFLEKFYKGKPSVIPVVTNDIILDQLFPHIYLPHYVWLDQAGNVVATTTSDQITIENIDRFLSSDSIGDMRLKVDLDDAEPLFINNELLKNNELKHYSVFLKGLYDGLGSGVNEQFNKAGKLTGLNITNMALLSMYEQVASGLFKQRGKTYSKTRSLILVKDPALIAHKSGAGPNGFYTYAGNAPELKDTLVYQHVFDELNRYSDYRGSIEKIKVKCLVLRRTSKVDKMKTKGGTPKSQRFTDPDAKLINYPLTILLLRISELPFINMPLIDETGYKEPVDIQVLKRDDLTALRQSLKAYDLELIAGIRELDMFVLRDKD; encoded by the coding sequence ATGAAAAAAACGATCTCAATAATCGCTATGGCCACGCTTTGCCTTTTTTTAAGCGTACAGGCTCAGATTCAGGTAACGAAACCAACTTATAAACCTGTTAAAATAGGGGATAGAATCCCTGATGTAACATTGACTAATATTTATAATTATAAGACTACAAAAACTAATCTTTCTGATTTTAAGGCTAAACTGATTATTCTTGATTTCTGGGCAACATGGTGTACGTCCTGTTTGGTTAATTTCCCGAAAATAGAAAAACTGCAAAAGAATTATGGGGGAGAGGTTCAGTTCATTAAAGTAGCTTATCAGCCAAAAGAAGAGGTATTACCTTTTCTTGAGAAATTCTATAAGGGTAAGCCGTCAGTCATCCCAGTAGTTACTAATGATATAATACTGGATCAATTATTTCCCCATATCTATCTTCCTCATTATGTATGGCTGGATCAGGCAGGCAATGTGGTAGCAACAACCACTAGTGATCAGATCACCATAGAAAATATTGATCGGTTTTTAAGTAGCGATAGTATTGGAGATATGCGTTTAAAAGTAGACCTGGATGATGCTGAACCGCTTTTTATTAACAATGAACTTTTAAAAAATAATGAGTTAAAACATTATTCTGTTTTTTTGAAAGGTTTGTATGATGGTCTTGGCTCAGGGGTCAATGAGCAATTTAATAAAGCTGGTAAACTAACAGGTTTAAATATTACCAATATGGCCCTTTTGAGTATGTATGAACAAGTAGCATCAGGTTTATTTAAACAGCGGGGTAAAACCTATAGTAAAACCAGGAGCCTGATACTGGTTAAAGATCCTGCATTGATTGCGCATAAAAGTGGAGCAGGCCCTAATGGATTTTACACATATGCTGGTAATGCACCTGAGTTGAAAGATACGTTAGTATATCAACATGTTTTTGATGAGCTGAACCGATATTCTGATTACCGTGGAAGTATAGAAAAAATAAAAGTAAAATGCCTGGTATTGAGGCGGACAAGTAAAGTTGATAAAATGAAGACCAAAGGTGGTACTCCAAAAAGTCAACGGTTTACAGATCCAGATGCTAAACTGATCAACTATCCATTAACCATCCTGCTGCTGCGTATCAGTGAACTCCCCTTTATCAATATGCCTTTAATTGACGAAACAGGATATAAAGAACCTGTAGATATCCAGGTTCTTAAAAGGGATGATCTGACCGCTTTACGACAATCATTAAAGGCTTATGATCTGGAATTGATAGCAGGAATAAGGGAATTA
- a CDS encoding helix-turn-helix domain-containing protein, whose protein sequence is MEENEYLRAELVGKQLTSLLNQTGINVTGLAIATDISLNHLRTIKNGKASISSKTAGKIADFFGVEIDVIFSAKLFKLKKWDTIEPIKNFYEENVNNPQFFVARQGEESIAYFIKKELIPTFFFAEQREVNYVRKYIKKEYKRDFSSKEISRQLNRLTESGVLSKEDKTGNKSIYLYKLKSKKGS, encoded by the coding sequence ATGGAAGAAAATGAATATCTGAGGGCTGAACTAGTTGGAAAACAGCTTACTTCTCTACTTAATCAAACAGGCATTAATGTGACAGGATTGGCAATTGCAACTGATATCTCTTTAAACCATCTCCGTACAATAAAAAATGGAAAAGCCTCTATTTCAAGTAAAACCGCCGGAAAGATAGCAGATTTCTTCGGAGTAGAGATTGATGTGATCTTCTCAGCCAAACTCTTTAAACTCAAAAAATGGGATACTATAGAGCCCATCAAAAACTTTTACGAAGAAAATGTCAACAATCCTCAGTTCTTCGTTGCCAGACAAGGAGAAGAAAGTATAGCTTATTTCATAAAAAAGGAATTAATTCCAACTTTCTTCTTTGCTGAACAGAGAGAAGTTAATTATGTCAGAAAATATATAAAAAAAGAATATAAACGGGATTTCAGCAGCAAAGAAATCTCAAGACAACTCAACAGGTTAACGGAGTCAGGTGTCCTGTCTAAAGAAGACAAAACGGGAAATAAGAGTATATACTTATACAAGCTTAAATCAAAAAAGGGCTCTTAA